The genomic region ACCATCGCTGCTCGCGGCGGCGTGCATGGCGATATTCCGGCCGGGCAGGTGATGTCGGGAACGCCTGTCATGCAGCACCGGGACTGGCTCAAGGCATCCATGACTTTTCCCAAGCTCCCCGAAATACGTCGGGACGTCCAGAGCCTCAAGAAAAAACTTGCGGAACTTGAAAATCTCATCAAGGAGAAGTGATTGGTCATGGTTCTCGACATCAATGAAATCATGAAACTACTTCCCCACCGCTATCCCTTTCTTCTGGTGGATCGCATCGATCTTCTGGAGCCGGGTGTGCGAATTGTGGGCACCAAGAACGTCACGGTCAACGAGCCTTTCTTTCAGGGGCATTTTCCGGGGCATCCCATTATGCCGGGCGTCTTGATTATCGAGGCTATGGCACAAGTGGGGGGAGTTTTCGCTATTATCAGCGACAAAATCGGGCCGGACAAGGTGACCTATTTCGTCGGTATCGACAACGCTCGGTTCCGTAAACCCGTTCTGCCGGGTGACGTACTGCGTATGGAGTTGGAAATCATTAATTGCAGGCGCGGTTTGTATTGTTTCAAAGGCCGCGCCTTTGTCGGCGAAACCCTGGTCACCGAAGCCGATCTCAAGGCGACCTTCGCTGATCGCAATGACAGTTGATTCCATGATTCATGCAACAGCCATCATTCACCCGAAGGCGCGCATCGGCGATCAGGTCCGGATCGGCCCATTTGCGGTAATCGGCGAGCATGTGGTTATTGGTGACCGGACGATAGTCGGGCCTCATGCAGTGCTTGAGGGGCGAACCCAAATCGGCTGTGACAACCACATTTTTCAGTTCGCTTCCGTCG from Geoalkalibacter ferrihydriticus DSM 17813 harbors:
- the fabZ gene encoding 3-hydroxyacyl-ACP dehydratase FabZ, encoding MVLDINEIMKLLPHRYPFLLVDRIDLLEPGVRIVGTKNVTVNEPFFQGHFPGHPIMPGVLIIEAMAQVGGVFAIISDKIGPDKVTYFVGIDNARFRKPVLPGDVLRMELEIINCRRGLYCFKGRAFVGETLVTEADLKATFADRNDS